The window GTAGATACTTTGAACTACTTCTTCTCCTATTCCTTTAATGGATAATAATTCTTCTTTTTCTGCTTTCTCTATATTTTTCAGACTGCCAAAGTGTTTTGCCAGAAGCTGTGCCATGTGTTCTCCTACATGTCTGATGCCCAGTGCAAATAGAAATTTTGCCAGTGTGATATTTTTGGTGTTTTTTATGGCGTCTATAAGATTTTGGGCGGATTTTTCTCCCATTCTCTCTAAATCGGCAATTGTTTTATTGTCTAAATCGTATATATTGGCAACATTTTTTATTATGTTTTTTTCTACCAATTGTTCCGCCAGTTTATCTCCCAATCCATCTATATTCATTGCTCTTTTGGAGGCAAAGTGTTTGATGGATTCTTTTATCTGAGCAGGACAGGAGATATTTGGACAACGAAAATATGCACCATCTCTTATAGCATGAGCATGACATACAGGACATCTCTCAGGTTCAGATATTATCTTTTCTTTTCCCGTTCTCTTTTCTGTTATAGGTTTTATAATTTCTGGAATGACATCTCCTGCTCTTTCCAGGAATACCTTATCCCCAATGCGAATATCTTTTTTTCTTATCTCATCCCAGGTGTGTAGTGTAGCTTTTGACACCACCACGCCACTTATATTTACCGGTTCTAATATTGCCACTGGCGTTAAAATGCCTGTTCTTCCTACATTTACTTTGACCTCCTTTATAGTTGTAGTAACTTGCTCGGGAGGAAATTTATAGGCAATTGCCCACCGAGGAGATTTTGTAGTGTGTCCTAATCTGTTTTGATAGTCTATTTCATTTACCTTGAATACCATTCCATCTATTTCATAAGGCAATTCATGTTTTTTCTGGGTAAATGTCTCTTTATATTTAATAGCTTCTTCAACAGACAAACACAACTTGTTTAACTCATTTACCGGCAGTTCCCATTCTTTTAACAGCTCTAATGCCTCACTCTGTTTTTTAAATTGAACATCGGAAGATGTCTCTCTGATGCTGTAGGTGAACATGCGCAAGTTTCTTTTTGCCGCTTCCTTTGGATCTAATTGTCTTATTGAGCCAGCGGCGGCATTTCTGGGATTGGCAAACAATGGCAATCCCATCTCTTCTCTTTCTTTATTTATGTTGGCAAAATCCTGTTTGAACATGATGGCTTCTCCTTGAATATCCAGATAAGCAGGCGCTTTTTTCACAATTAGTTTTAAGGGAATATTTTTTATCGTTCTCACATTTTGTGTAACATCTTCTCCAGTTATACCATCTCCTCGGGTCGATGCCTGTTTTAAGATGCCATTTTCATAGATCAACGAGATAGACAGTCCATCAAATTTCGGCTCAACGCTATAACTTATATCCTTTTCTGAAGGAAATCTTAGAAACCTCTTTACCTTTTTATCAAATTCTCTCACCTCATCCGGTGAAAATGCATCTTCTAAAGAGAACATGGGTATTTTGTGTTTTATTTTTTCAAACTTTTCCAATGGTTTTCCACCTATACGCTGGGTGGGAGAATCCGGCATTTTAAATTGAGGATACCTTTCTTCCAGAGATTTTAGTTTTCTCATCATCTGGTCATATTCATAATCTGAGATAACAGGTGCATTTAAAACATAGTATCTGTAGTCGTGATATCTTATCTTCTGTTTTAACTCTTCAATATCTTTCTTTGCATCTTCCATTACTTCATCCTATCAAGGTAAAAGTTGCCATTTTCATAAACAACAAATGTATAATGTTCTAAAAAATCACCGCTATTTATATATATCTTTTTACCTTTTTTTAGGTACAAAGGTTGGTGAATATGGGCTAAGATTACTACATCCATATCTTTTTCTTCTATGATTTTTAGGGCATAATCTGCAAACATCTTTTCTATGGCGCCATTCTTTGCTCTTAGATAATTTTTACTTACATTGCCGGCAATATGAGAGAGTTTCATCATAACAGATGGATATATTTTTTTAAAAACATAAAGCATAGCAGGAGATTTCAATATATATTGGCATAGAATGTGTCTCCAGTCTTTTTTATTTATCAAATCTCCATGTTCCAGATAAACATATCTTCCATCAATATGTGCAATACAGTTTTTTCTATAAACCTTCATGTTTAAAAATTTTCCAGCCTCTGTAAAACCGTATTCATGATTTCCTTCAATCATATATATCTTTGTTTCCCACAGAGACAAAAGCTTTAAATAGCTAATTACCTTTCTGTGTTCCTTGTAGAAAAAATGAGGATAACCTAAATAGAATTCAAATAAATCACCCAGGATATATATTCTGTCAAAATGATGTGCTTTTTTGTATAAGAATTTTAAAAATAGTTTTTCTCCTTCTGTTTCTCCTTTTCTATAGTGTATATCAGATAGAAATGCGCATCTCATTGGATAAATACTCCTTTTGCTTTCTTTTTCACAAAATCTAAATAGGTATCTTTATCTTTAGTGGAGATTATAAACTGGCAATGGTTAAGGTCAAACAATGTATCTATAATTTTTCTCCTTCTGTCATCATCTGAGGTCAAGAAGGGTTCATCCATAATAAAGAATGCCTCATCTTTCAAGATGTTTGTTACAAATGCTATTCTTAAAGATAGATATAATTGGTCTCTTGTTCCATTGGAAAGCTGTAAAGCAGGTAATGTTTTGTCGTTTACAACTTCAATATTTTTCATCTGTTCATTGTATCTTAACATAGAATAATGATTTTTTGTGATGGATGAAAAAATAGGGGCTGCTTCTTGCTCTACAATGTATTTTATCTTTTCTCCTGTTTCTTTTTGGATATCTTTTAATATTTTATAGGCGATTCCCAAAGCTTCTATTTTATTTTCTATATTTTCTATTTCTTCTTCTGTAATCTTTAATTGTTTCAGTATTTCGGATTCATCTTTATTTTCCAGAGCATGGCGTAATTCTCCTTTTTTCTGTCTATTTTCTTCCATTTCTTGTTGTAGATGTCTTAAATTCTCAGATAGCTTCAAAAATCTTTCTTCATCATATTTTCCAGTTAGCTTCTCCATCTTTTCTAAATTTGCCATTATGGTTTGTTCTTCTAAAGGTGCGTCTTTCCCCCATATTCTCAATCTTTCTTCGCAAAACTTTATTTCATCTTTTATTTTTTTTGCTCTTTTTCCCAATGCTTCTAATTCCATTATAGTTCTTGCCCTATTTTTGGATAATATATCTTCTATTTTCTCTTTCCTTTCCTCCTTTCCTAATTTTAATTTTTTATTCTCATCATTTAATTCAGATAATCTCTGTTCGTAATTTTGTATTTG is drawn from Deltaproteobacteria bacterium and contains these coding sequences:
- the ligA gene encoding NAD-dependent DNA ligase LigA, whose product is MEDAKKDIEELKQKIRYHDYRYYVLNAPVISDYEYDQMMRKLKSLEERYPQFKMPDSPTQRIGGKPLEKFEKIKHKIPMFSLEDAFSPDEVREFDKKVKRFLRFPSEKDISYSVEPKFDGLSISLIYENGILKQASTRGDGITGEDVTQNVRTIKNIPLKLIVKKAPAYLDIQGEAIMFKQDFANINKEREEMGLPLFANPRNAAAGSIRQLDPKEAAKRNLRMFTYSIRETSSDVQFKKQSEALELLKEWELPVNELNKLCLSVEEAIKYKETFTQKKHELPYEIDGMVFKVNEIDYQNRLGHTTKSPRWAIAYKFPPEQVTTTIKEVKVNVGRTGILTPVAILEPVNISGVVVSKATLHTWDEIRKKDIRIGDKVFLERAGDVIPEIIKPITEKRTGKEKIISEPERCPVCHAHAIRDGAYFRCPNISCPAQIKESIKHFASKRAMNIDGLGDKLAEQLVEKNIIKNVANIYDLDNKTIADLERMGEKSAQNLIDAIKNTKNITLAKFLFALGIRHVGEHMAQLLAKHFGSLKNIEKAEKEELLSIKGIGEEVVQSIYNFFREQKNIQTIKKLLKAGVKPSEEKVMISSISGKSFLFTGTLRTITRNEAKDRVEALGGIVKNSVSKDLDYVVIGENPGSKRDKAKQWGLNCIDERTFIKLLSE
- a CDS encoding metallophosphoesterase; this translates as MRCAFLSDIHYRKGETEGEKLFLKFLYKKAHHFDRIYILGDLFEFYLGYPHFFYKEHRKVISYLKLLSLWETKIYMIEGNHEYGFTEAGKFLNMKVYRKNCIAHIDGRYVYLEHGDLINKKDWRHILCQYILKSPAMLYVFKKIYPSVMMKLSHIAGNVSKNYLRAKNGAIEKMFADYALKIIEEKDMDVVILAHIHQPLYLKKGKKIYINSGDFLEHYTFVVYENGNFYLDRMK